In the genome of Oceanispirochaeta sp., the window CTCGTTCCATATCTTATTTACCGCTCTTGTCGTGAAACCTTTTTTGTGACTATAACATTGCTTCCCAGTCCCAAAATATTATCCATGATAACCATGCCTGGTTCCAGAGGGGCCAGCACCCGTATTGTCTTAATTTCTTTCATGACATCAAAAATACGGTCTTTGGGTACGGGCCGGGAAA includes:
- a CDS encoding DUF1667 domain-containing protein yields the protein CDRGRAYIEQELIDPQRNIATTILVEKGDQKQVSVRLSRPVPKDRIFDVMKEIKTIRVLAPLEPGMVIMDNILGLGSNVIVTKKVSRQER